TACGCCTATACGGGCGAACAGTTGGAATCCATGGCGGAAGGCGATTTCGAGTCAGCGGTCATCAAGGGGAGTGTGTTCGCACGAATTGAGCCGCATACAAAGCAGAGGATCGTCCATGCCCTTCAACATCAGGGGGAATATGTGGCGATGGTGGGTGATGGGGTCAACGATGTGCCTGCGCTCAAGGCCTCAAATCTGGCGATCGTCATGAACGATGGCACTCAAATCAGCAAAGACGTTGCGGATATCGTGTTGCTCAATAATGCGATGTCCACACTGCCGCGCGCGTTCTTCGAAGGACGCGAAATTACCCAGACGATCTTCGGCACGACCAAGATGTTCATGGCCCGCAACATCTACAACATCCTGTTGTTCGTATTCGTGGGCTTCATGTTCCTCCCCTTCCCCATTACACCCGTACAGATGAGCTGGGCGTCATTCGGCACAGTGAATATGCCTGCAACGTTCATCGCGTTTGGAATCATCCGTCCGAAGTTCATCAAGGATTTCAGGCGGGATGTCGTCGACTACCTGGTCGTCTGCGGGGTAATCGGCTCGGTCATATTGACAATTCTTTTCGCGCTGACCTACGCCATGACGGACCAGAATCTGAATGTTGCTCGGGGTATCCTGACTCAGTTCATCTGCCTGTTTGGTGTCCTGATTGTCTGGAATGTTCAGGGTGTCGATGTCGCAGAACCGGCGACATTCCGCAAACACTGGCGGGTGGTGGTCATCAGCACGGTCGCCGGACTGCTCACCATGGTTTCGTTCTATATCCTGCCGGAGCTGTTCCGGTACACGGCCCCCAACCCAAATACTCCGGGCGGGATGGGAGCCATCGTCCTCTGTGCCACGTTATTCCCGCTGACGATGATTCTGATGAGCCGCGGAATGCGCTACCGTGGGCCGGTCAACCGGCTGTGGAGTCTGTTCGGCATTCCCAACCCTGACGAAACCCCACAAAGGTCGGTAGAAACGCTCAAGGCGGCGACCGAGGTGTATCGCAAGACGAAAGAAATACGCGTGGTTCGGATCGACGGACAGAGCAATGACTAACCAGCGTGATATTGACGCGGCACTCTACGACCTTCAGCACGGGAATACAGAAAAAGCGCGGGAACGCCTGAGGATCATTGTCCGCACCCCGTCAAACCCGCGCGAGTGGCGCGCGCAGGCGTGGATCACGCTGGCGGACTCCTTCTTTACGTCCGCGGAGAAGCGCGCCTGCCTGACGATGGCGATGGAGCTCGACCCGCAGAACCCGGATGCTTACAAGCGTCTTGGGCGATTGGCGATGCCGCCGCCGCCGGGGATGGCGCCTCCTAAGCCGACCGCGCCGCTGGTGGCTTCCTTGCGGGCCTCGAAATCGGTGCTTGCGGGGTATTTTCCCACAATTGGGGTTTTCGACGGACCGAATGGGGCGGGAACGGGTTTCTTCGTGACTCCCAGCGGCCTGGTGGCAACCACCCGCAACGTCATCGGCGGTTGTCTCACCGTCACGCTTGAGCTTGCGCCCGGCCAGCGTGCGCAGGGAACTGTGGTCTGGTCGTCGGCGGTGCTCGACCTTGCGCTCATTGACACCCCATATACGGTCGGATCGCTGCTCAATCTGGCACCATCGGTCGCGGTGCTTCCGGACCAATACCTGACTGCGCATACTTACGCACAGTCGCCGATTCACGGCCGTGGACGGCCGTATACCCAACAAATGCCAGAAGGCTGGTTCGCCACCGATATGGAAGCGGTTTGGGACGCAGGCGGTGGGCCGATCACCAACAAGGACAACGCAGTGGTCGGGATGCTGACGCGGAACTGCACGAGAAAATCACCGGCTGTATTCGGTCTCTCGCTAGGGGTCATTCAGGCGCAGGCACAGCGCGCCGAGAGCCGGCTCTCGGATGCGTTGCCGAGGCGTTACTGTCCTAGCTGTGGCCAGACCGCCTGGGGCGAACTCAACGCGGTCTACTGCCACCACTGCGGGGCATCATTCAGCGAAGATTGGATGCGCTGAGGCGAAGCATGCCGCAGCGTGCATGTCCTCGGATGCGGAAACGCCAACCAGATCAGGCGGTGCCGCTCCCAGAACCGTGTGATGCGCGTCCATGAAACGGCGTGGAATGGAGCACGGATTGGGTCGCTTGGGCATGGAGTGCTAAACTCGGTATAATCATTAATTGCTAGTCTATGCGGTGGTAAAGGGAAGTCGCCATGAAAAAGGCTTCAGCCGTTACATTGACCTTCGTCATTGTGTTGCTCATTGCCTCCACACTGCCGGGGTACGCGCAAGCGACCACATATGTCGTTCAGCCGGGTGATACACTTGCCATCATTGCCGGCAAGTACAACACATCCGCGAGCGCAATTGCGGCGGCAAACAATTTGTCGAACTGGAACTTGATCTACGCCGGTTCGACCCTGATCATTCCATCCGCGAATACTGGCGGAACGGGAACGCAACCTTCAAGCAACCTTATACGGTATATCGTAAAGAGCGGCGATACGCTGAGTCAGATCGCCGTGAATTACAACACCTCGGTGCAGGCCATCAAGAATGCGAACGGGTTCACCAGCAGCTATATCTATCCTAACCAGGGGATCTGGGTACCGGTCGGCGTCTATGTGCCGCCCGCGAATAAACCACCCACCTACCCCAGCGGTCAATACTATTGGGTACAGCCCGGGGATAATCTATTTGCGATTGGACTGCGGTTCGGCGTGAACATTTATCGAATCGCGGAAGCGAACGGTATTCTGAACTTGAACCGCATTTATGCGGGCGTACCGCTTCTCATCCCGCGGTAGTATGAAATTCATTGAGGAGGCCCGCGTCCAGCAACACTCTATGGTCGTGCGCCATTGCGTTGAGGAAGGGGCCGTGCGCGCCTCATGATTAGCCTGTACGATCTGCTTCAAGCAGGGAATGGTCAACTGTACGGACAGCCGGTGGCGCAGATCTTCACCGGCATTTGTCTTGGGCCGCAGCCTGCAGATAAGAACCAGCTGTTTGTGGCAACGGTTACGCCCAACGGAGATACGCACCGTTTCATAGAGCGTGCGATCGCCAACGGCGTCACGGGGGTACTGTGCAGCCGCGTACCGGACTGCGACACGTCGGCTGTGACGGTGATCATCGTGCGCGACACGCAGAACGCACTGATGGCATGGGCGAAATTCATCCTGAAGCGCTATCAGCCAGAAATCATCGCCGTTGGCGGGTCCTCCGGGAAGTCGACGACTGCCCATGTCCTGCAACATGTTTTGAGCACACGCTTTCAAGTTCATGACAATGTCGGAATCGAGGTCGAGAACCGGAATTCACTGCCAGTCAGCCTTGCCAGCCTCATGCCGGAACAGCGATACAGTGTAATGCGGTTTCCGATCACGCAGCCGGGGGAAATTGAGTCAATCCTGGGCGTGATGCAGCCGACGGTCAGCATCCTGACGAACATCCACCATGCGCATCTGGAAGCGTACGAGTCGATTGAACGCGTGGCCGAGGATCAGGGGCGGCTGCTGCACGCCCTTGGACAGGGTGGGCTGGCGGTGGTCAACGCCGACGATGAATACGTGCGGATTGCGCGGGGTATGACAACGGCGAAGACGGTCAGCGTGAGCATCGACAACTTCGGCAACGATTTCATGGCGTATAACGTAATCGTCGGCGTGCAGGGTACCGGTTTCGATATCCTGCACAACGGTAAGCGATACCTTGGATGCTGGAGCCCGCTGCTAGGCCGGCACAATCTCTATCCGGTCCTCTTCGCGCTGGCAACCGCGGTTGTCCACGGGGGCATGCGCGTGGAAGAAGTCCTTCAGGCTATCACTACGCTTGAGACGCTTCCGGGCCGCATGAAGGCTTTCGTGGGTCTTAATAATTCGCTCGTCGTCGATGATACGCACAGCTCAAATACTGAGTCGATGATGGCGGCGCTCGACTGGCTGGCCGCGGTCCGCGACTCGCGACAGAATGCCATCGCTATTCTAGGTGAGTTTGACGCGCATGGTGACTACGCGCAGTATGGTCCGCGGCTCGTCGGCCAAAAGACATTCCAGTCCTCAAACGTGTTGATTACACAGGGCGCAGGGGCAACCGTCATTGGACGAGCGGCTCACGAATGGGGCATGAACCAGCAAGACATCCACAATGGATATGGCACGGTTGGCGTGCTAAACACGCTGTTCGGGCGTTATGGCCTAACCTCAAACGATGTTCTGCTCGTCAAAGGCGGCCCCGAAGACGAGATGGGTCAGCTCCTTGAGGGACTCGTGAAGCAGGAAATGGCGCGGACCACCAGCGTCCGCCGCGCGCTTATCCGGCGCACAGTAGGAACCGGGCGTCCAACCTGGATCGAAGTCGATGCAGGCGCGATTGCCAACAACGTGCGACTCGTCAAGCAGATGATTGGCGCGAATGTCACGTTAATGGCGGTGGTCAAGGCCGATGGGTATGGACACGGCGCTTCGCTGGTGGCGCAGACCGCGCTGGCGAACGGCGCCGAGTATCTGGGCGTGGCGAACGTCAACGAAGCAATAGAACTGCGCACGGCAGGGGTCATTGCGCCGATCCTGATCCTGAGCTACACACCTTACGACTGCGTGCGACTGGCGATCCAGCATAACCTGACGCTTTCGCTTTACGACACCGAGCTGGCGCAAGCCTACGACCACGCCGCACGTGATGCGGGGCAACGACTTAAGGTTCACATCAAGGTCGATTCGGGGATGGGCCGGCTTGGACTGCTGCCGCACGAGTCGATGGCACTGTTCCGACAGTTCCGCAGCCTACCCTATCTCGAAATCGAAGGTATCTATACACACTTCTCGACTTCGGACAGTGATCAGGTACATGTGGCCGAGCAGATGGTCAAGTTCCGCGATGTGGTGAGGCCGCTGCGGGCTGCCGGGTTTGACATCAAGTATGTACACGCCGCAAACAGCGCGGGAACACTGACATCTGCGGACCATCACTTCTCGATGGTTCGGGTCGGAATAGCTATTTATGGGCAGAACCCGTCCTCGCAAGTGACCCTGCCGGTCGGATTTCAGCCAGCCATGACCTGGAAAGCGACTGTCGCGCAAGTGCGAACCCTGCCCAAAGGTCATCCGGTGGGCTATGGCAACACTTACGTGACACCGCGCGAGGAACGGATAGCAGTGCTGGCTGTGGGCTATGCCGATGGTTATCGCAGACAGCACAACGACGGTGAAGTCCTGATTCACGGTAAGCGAGCGCCAATCCTGGGCCGGGTCAGCATGGAGAAGACGGTCGTCTCGGTTGGCCATATTCCTGAAGTCGGCATTGGGGATGAAGCCGTATTGCTGGGACGGCAGGGCGACGATTACATCGGTGCGGACGAGCTGGCTGACCGGCTTGGTACGATCAACTACGAAATCCTGACCAACGCGCTGCCGAGAGTTCCACGCCGGTAGGGCTAAGGCGCTCCCGCGCGAACCGGTATCCGGCTTCCAACCCTCAGGCACAGCCCGTGGGAACCGTCGAATTGTCTCCTCGGGCAGGTTATTGAAGTTCCCAAAGAGTGATGGGTCTTGTCATGAAGGGCACAGGCACAGAAATTTGACGGGACTTAACACAAGAGTTATGATAAGTGCATTGAATTAGATTTGTGACTATTTTTCCATGTTTGCGGGAAATCGAAAGACACTTACGACACGTCATATCCGCGCCAGCAACAGATTTATGCTGCTGCAGCAGCTGCTTGCCGCCGAATCGACAAACCGACAAGAACTCAGCCGGTTGACCGGGCTGAGCCCTGCTACGGTAAACAACCTTGTCAGCGACCTCATCAAGCGGGGATTGGTGGTCGAAGTCGGCTTTGAGGAGTCACAAGGCGGGCGTCCCACTACGACTTTCTCGATTAACCCCAAGTATGGGACGTGCATCGGAATCGACTGCTCGGAGACGTATCTGCACTTCGAGCTGTTTGATCTGCAGCTACGAAACCTTGCCACGCACGAAATCGAAATCACGCAGAAGCACAACCGGCCCGAGCACATCGTCGCCTATATTGCCGATGGGCTGGAGACTCTGCTCGCCCAAAACTGCACGCCAAGCCATTCGGTGGTCGGTGTAGGGGTCAGCATTCCGGGGCCATTCGAACACAACACTGGCGTATCCGTCTTTGCGCCGTACTGGGGGTGGCGAGACGTCCCTATCCAGAGACTACTGGAGAAGTCGGTCAAATTCCCGTTATATCTCGACAATCCGTTGAAGTTCAACGCCATCGCGGAGCAGTGGCTCGGAGCGGGACGCGGCATAGAGAACTTCGTAAGCGTGTTCCTTGGCACAGGCGTAGGGGCCGGCATTGTAATCGACGGAGCGCTGTTCCGTGGATCAAGCAACAGTGCAGGCGAATGGGGACATACACCCTTCGTGTACAACGGCCGGCGCTGCCGGTGCGGCAGCAGAGGATGCCTTGAGGCTTATATCGGAGCACCTGGGCTGATTCAGAGCCTGCGCGAAACCGCCCCCGACAGTCCATATCTTGAGGATACGCACCACTCCGAGACCATTCGGGGACTCATCGACGGGTATATACGGGGCGACCCGGTAGCCCAGGAGGTGTGCAGCGAGTACGCACAGATGGTGGGTGCGGGACTTGCCACGCTGGTGAACATTATCAACCCTGAACTGATCGTACTGGGATCGTGGCTGGCCAAACAGATTGGCCCGCACATCCTTTCAGAGGTTCAGGAGGTTGTTGCACGATACGCGCTCGCAAAGTCCGCGCGGGCAACACGAATCGTTATCAGCCAGTTTGAGCGAAGCGCCGTAAGCATCGGCGGCGCTGCGGTAGCGCTGGAGAAATTTCTAGACGATGCCATGGTCGCGGAAGCATAGTTGTGGAACTCGCGACCGTACCAATTCTCAGAAGCTAACCGTCGGGCGTTTACTGCCGCGCAGACGATAGCGGACAACCATACGGGGAACGGAGGATGCGCTCAAAAGAAAGAGAATTCAACCAGCACACCCATTTTCGTTAATGACTTAAGAGGAGTACCCCCTATGTCTCGCTTCAAGAGTCTACTGTTTGCCGCATTGTTAATCGCGGTACTTGTCGTTCTCCCAACATTTGCACAGCCCAGCGTCATTACGTTCAGTTCATTTCAAAGCGACCCCGTACCGCGTGCTGTGGATGAAGCGTTGGTGGCGGACTGGAACGCCCTAAACCCTGAGACACCGGTTGAGCTGTCGACCGTCGCACACGAAGACTTCAAACAAGCGATCCGCACGTACCTCGTTGCCGATCCTGCACCCGATGTCCTGACGTGGTTCGCGGGCAACCGTGCTCGGTTCTTCATTGACCGCGACCTGATTCTCCCGTTCACCGATGCCTGGGAAGCCAATGGCTACGATGACGTCTACGGCGCAGGATTCAACGCGCTGGCGACCGTCGGTGAGGATAAGTACTTCCTGCCGACCAGCTACTACTGGTGGGCGGTGTACTATCGTCCATCGCTGTTCGAAGCAGCAGGCATCACTGAACCGGTTGAGACGTGGGACGACCTGTTGGCCGCTTGCGACTCTCTGAATGCCATCGGCGTTGCGCCGTTCACAATTGGCACCAAGTTCCGCTGGCCCGCGGCCGGTTGGTTCGATTACATCAACATGCGCACGAACGGGCCGCAGTTCCACATCGATCTGATGCTGCTGAAGGAAAGTTACACCGACGAGCGCGTCAAGCAGACATTCGCCAACTGGGCACAGCTGTTCGAACACAACTGCTTCATCGAAGATCCGGCCGCCTATGACTGGAACGAAGCGCTCGATTTCATGGCGCAGGGCGAAGCGGCGATGTACCTCATCGGCGATTTCGTGCGCAACTCCTACCCCGATGAGCTTGAAGCCGATCTCGACTTCTTCCGCTTCCCGATCATTGATCCGGAAATGCCGATCGGTGAGGATGCCCCGACTGACGGTTACTTCATCCCGAAGAACGCCGCCAACCCAGAAGGTGCGAAGAATTTCCTACTGTACCTCGGCTCGCAGGAAGTGCAGCAGGCAGCCTTTGACGAGCGCGGTTCACTCCCAACCCGTACCGATGTCGACATCAGTGGCGCAACACCGGGTGTCCAGAAAGGCATCGACCTGATCCTGTCGGCGGACTTCATCGCGCAGTTCTATGACCGCGACACCACACCGGAGATGGCCGACGCGGGCATGAACGTGATGGTCGAGTTCTGGGACGATCCGTCGCTCATCGACGACTTGCTTGAAGCGCTGGACGAGGAACGTATACGCCTTGCCGAACTGCAAGCCGCGGAAGAGTAAGACTTAAGAGAATCACGCGTGGGGGCGGGCCGGTCTCGCCCCTACCGTAAAGAGATGAGTGATTTGCAGTGGCGGACAGCAGCATGAGCGCCGTCAAAAAAGAAACAGGCAGAACAGGAGGGGTTAATGGCGGCGACAGCTCATGCAGTTGAGCAGACGGTTAAGCGGCGGAAACCCATAAACTGGACGCCTTATGCGTTCATGGGGATTCCGTTAGCGATTTACTTTATGTGGATTATCATACCTACTTTCTATACGTTCTTTTTGAGTACGACCAATTGGAACGGCATTGACTCAAATCCGGAAATTCTGACCGAGCGACTGGACGACGGCACGCGCGTTCCGGATCCGTTGGGCAACTTCGAAAGACTATTCGCGCGGCCTCCAAAGGATGCCGAAGCGTGGGGCAAACTCATCACAGGACGCAACGTCGTCACGGGCGATGTGTTCGTGGCGCTGCGCAACAATATCCTGTGGCTGCTGGCATTTATCACTGTGCCGACGGCGTTTGGGCTTGGGCTTGCGATGCTGCTCAATGGCGACATGAAGGGAGGGCGTGTCTACAAAATCATCTTTTACGCCCCCCTGGTGCTATCAGGGCCTGTGATTGGACTGATATGGGCGTGGGTATACCATCCGGCCGACGGCCTGATCAATACGATCTTGCGCGCCGCGGGTGTGGGCGATCCGCCGGGATGGCTAGGCGACCGTGGGCTGACGGCCAACTTTGCGATTCTGGTGGCGGCGGTCTGGCGGCAAGTCGGCTACGTGATGATTCTGTATCTGGCTGGCCTGAAAAATATCGACCCCAGCCTGGTTGATGCAGCGCTGGTCGATGGCGCAAGCCGATGGCAACTATTCCGCCGCGTCATTCTACCGATGCTGGCGCCTGTGACAACGATTGTGATGGTTATTTCCATCATCGACTCGCTCCGCAGCTTCGACCTTGTGCGGATCATGACCAACGGCGGCGCCGACACCCAGGTGCTGGCGAACATGATGTATGTGGAAATGGAAAAGTATGACTACGGGCTGGCGGCAGCGGTTGCGGTCGTACTCTTCCTTTTGACGCTCATGCCGATCAGTATTTACCTGTGGCGCAGTGTTAAGACCGAGCTGGAATACTAAGGGGAGATGTGAGATGGCGACTTCGACGGCTCTTCCCCCATCCACGCTGGCTCCGGCGCGGCCAGTTGAGGCGCGTGGCTACCGCATGCGCACGATTGCGACGTATTCGTTTCTGACTGTGCTGGCGGCCTTATGGCTCGTCCCGGTGCTGGCTTCCTTGCTGACGGCTGTCCGTACGATGGACGACATCACGCTTTACGGTTTCTGGACCATCCCGCGCGAGTTGTCCTTCACCAACTTCAATGAGGCATGGGCGCAGGCTCATGTGAGCACCTATCTGGGAAACAGTTTCATCATCACGATCCCGGCGCTGTTCTTCACGCTACTGCTGTCGTCGCTTACGGCGTACGCACTGGCGCGTTTTAAGTTTCGGCTGAACTTACCCATATACTTCATGTTCGTCGCTGGGACACTGCTGCCGTTCCAGATTCTGCTGCTGCCAGTGTTCCGGCTGGCGAACACGTTTGGCATATACAACACGTATTGGGCACTCATTGTCATTCACACGGCGTTTCAGATGGGATTTTGCACGTTCGTCCTGCGGAACTTTATGCGGACCGTGCCAAGCGAAATTTTCGAGGCCGCAAAGGTAGACGGCTGCAGTGAGTTCAAGATTTACTGGCGCATCATGCTGCCACTGAGTTTGCCGGCAATGGCATCACTGGCAACGCTCGAGTTTACCTGGATTTTCAATGACTATATCTGGGCAATCGTACTGGTGAGCAAGCAATCGCTGATGCCCGCGACAGCTGGCCTGGCGACGCTACGTGGTCAGTATACGACAAATTGGCCGGTCATCACCGCTGGAGCGCTGCTTTCAACAATACCTACACTGATCGTCTTTGTGTTCCTGCAGCGGTACTTTATCCAGGGTTTGACGCTCGGCAGCGGAAAATAGCCTCCAAGTAGGGCCGGTCGGAATAGAGCCTGCTGTGAAAGAACGTTAGAATATCGGTGAGAGGGACAACATGGGTTGTCCCACGTATGAGTAAGTGAGGAAAGCCCCGTGCGGAGTTCAATCGCGTTCAATGAGGGTTGGCTGTACTGCGCGCAGAAAGTCGTGGATACGCTCCCCGACAACGGCTTCGTTCCGGTTACCTTGCCCCATACAAACGTAGTCCTGCCGTACCACAATTTCCACGACGGCGAGTATCAGTTCGACTCCACGTATCGGAAACGGTTCAAACTAGACGAAAAACTGAATGGACGGCATGTCTTCGTCGACTTCGAAGGGGCGATGACCGCCGCGACGGTTTCGATCAACGGGCACAACTTCCCGGAGCATAAAGGCGGGTTCGTTCCGTTTTCGCTGGACCTCACAGAATGGCTGCACGAGGAAGGCGAAAATCTACTTACCGTCCACCTGGATTCCAGAGAACGGACAGACATCCCTCCTTTCGGCGGCACCGTCGATTATCTGGTCTTCGGTGGAATCTATCGCGAAGTAGCACTGAGGATTGTCGAGCCGGCATTTATCGAGAACGTGTTCGTCAAACCGATGAACGTGTTGAGCGATTCTCCGTATGTCGAGGTCGACGTCACTTTAACGAACCTGGGCGAAAGCGTCAGAGAACTTTCGCTGTATATGGCATTCGGCAAACTCGAAAGGATCGAAGAAGCCGAGGTGATGTCCGAGGCGCCGGTTCCTGTCACGCTTCCCGCAAAGTCGACACAGACGACCACAATCACGCTGCGTCCGCATAAAAAGGTAGCGCTATGGTCCATCGATACGCCGCAGCTTTATCGAATGATCGTTCAGCTCAATAACGAGACGCGGGCAGCCGAGGACCGGAAGTGGTCGACATTTGGCTTCCGCGAGGCCCGCTTCAAGGAGGACGGTTTCTACCTCAACGGAGAACGAGTCCAGTTGATGGGCCTGAATCGCCACCAAACCTTCCCGTTCATTGGCGCTGCCGCACCGGAGAGACTGCAGCGCAAGGATGCCGACATCCTCAAGTACGAGTGCGGCGTGAACATTGCCAGAACATCCCACTATCCGCAGTCACGGCATTTTCTTGATCGGTGCGATGAGATCGGACTGCTGGTATTCGAAGAAATACCGGGTTGGCAGCACATCGGAGATATGGCCTGGCAGGGCCTGGCGCTTCGCGACGTCGAGGCGATGATCCAGCGCGACCACAATCACCCATCGATCATCATGTGGGGCGTGCGCATCAATGAGTCGTGGGACAACACGGAGTTCTATACCAAAACAAATGCACTTGCCAGAAAGTTGGATCCAACCCGGCAGACGGGTGGCGTACGCTTCTTCCTTGGTTCAGAGTTCCTCGAAGATGTCTTTACGTTCAACGACTTCTCAAACACGATTGTCGAACCAGAACACTCCCCGCATCTGGTCACGGAGTACAACGGGCACATGTTCCCGACAAAGCCATGGGATCACGATGCCCGGCGTGTAGAACACGCAATCCGGCACCTGCGGGTACAGGACCGCGCACGCGCGATGGGAGGCGTGAGCGGCGCAATTGGATGGTGCGCATTCGACTATAACACGCATAAGGAATTCGGTGCCGGGGACAGGATCTGCTACCACGGGGTAATGGATATTTTCCGACTGCCGAAGTATGCGATGTATGCCTATCGGACACAACTGGCAGACCCCAGGGTCCAGCCGGTGCTGAAGATCGCATGCAACTGGAAGCCCGGGGACTACAACGAAGGCGGCACCATTCAGCCCATCACTGTATTGACGAACTGCGACTACGTGGAGGCTTACGTCGGCGGAAAGCTTCAGGGCAAGTTCTTCCCTGACAGGGATGACTTCCCGTTCCTGCCGCATCCGCCGATCAAGCTCCACGACCTCGAAATTCGGCTGGCGTTCCCGTGGGGCGACCTGAGAGTGGTTGGCTTTGTCGACGAAAAACCGGCAATCGAACAATCGATCGATTCGGACGGCGTTCCGGCGCGGCTAGTGCTGAGCGTCGATGACAATGAATTGCGCGCGGATGGCGCAGATATGACAAGGGTTGTCTTCAAGATCATCGATAAGTACGGCAATGTGCTGCCTTACGCGGCGGCTGTCGTAACCCTCGACGCGGAAGGCCCGGCTGATCTGTTGGGAGACACTGTTTTCCCGCTCATCGGCGGGCAGGCAGCAATCTATCTTAAGTCGCGACGCGAGACGGGCGAGGTAATCGTCCGGGCGACTACGCCGCGACTGGCACCGGCGCAGGTTACTGTAGGATTGAGGTGAGGAATGAACGTCATATACGAGAAATCCAGCTACATGGGCTGGAATGGCTGTCATAAGCTAAGCAACGGCCTGGTTGATCTGGTGGTGAGCGGTGAATTCGGGCCGCGCGTGCTGCGTTTTGGTTTTTCAGGGGAAGAAAACGTTTTCCTTGAACAATATGAGGCTGCGCGCCAGATACCGGATACCGAATTTAAGCTGGTCGGGGGCCACCGGCTGTGGCATGCGCCCGAAGACCCTCAGCGCACCTATGTTCCAGACAATTCGCCGATCCCAGTGACATATTCGGATGGGGTGCTTTCGATAGTCCTAAAGTCAGAACCGGTCGCACAGATCGAGAAGTCAATTGAGATTTCACTCGACCCGACATCCGCCCGCGCCATCGTGACCCACACGCTGACCAACCGAGGCGTTTGGGCAACCGAGCTGGCTGCATGGGCGCTGTCGGTGATGAAACCAGGCGGGACAGCCCTGCTTCCGCTTCCACCTCGCGCGCCACACGGCCCGTCCAATCTCCTGCCGTCGACAACATTCGTGTTGTGGTCGTACACCGATTTCAGCGATCCCCGCTGGGAATTCACGAGCCGTTCGGTTGCACTCTACGGCGACCCTTCGCGCACGGATGCCCAGAAGATTGGCGTTCCGGTCTCGGAAGGCTGGCTGGCATACTGGCGCGACGGGACGACGTTCGTCAAGCGCATCGACTTTGAGCCTGCGGCCACTTACGCTGACGGCGGATCGTCAGCTGAACTGTTTACTAACGGGCTGTTTCTCGAACTAGAATCGCTCAGTCCGCTCGTAAAACTTGCTCCGGGCGAAAGTGTAGAACACGTCGAGGTCTGGGAACTCACCCGTGATCTGCCCTCGCCGGAGCCCAAGAACGTGAGTGCTTACTTTAGCTGGATCAAAGGTCACGAATAAGGGACTAGCCATGGGACTGCTCGACGACTTCCCACACCGGCGCTATAACCCGCTTACGGGGCAGT
Above is a window of Candidatus Flexicrinis proximus DNA encoding:
- a CDS encoding trypsin-like peptidase domain-containing protein; amino-acid sequence: MTNQRDIDAALYDLQHGNTEKARERLRIIVRTPSNPREWRAQAWITLADSFFTSAEKRACLTMAMELDPQNPDAYKRLGRLAMPPPPGMAPPKPTAPLVASLRASKSVLAGYFPTIGVFDGPNGAGTGFFVTPSGLVATTRNVIGGCLTVTLELAPGQRAQGTVVWSSAVLDLALIDTPYTVGSLLNLAPSVAVLPDQYLTAHTYAQSPIHGRGRPYTQQMPEGWFATDMEAVWDAGGGPITNKDNAVVGMLTRNCTRKSPAVFGLSLGVIQAQAQRAESRLSDALPRRYCPSCGQTAWGELNAVYCHHCGASFSEDWMR
- a CDS encoding LysM peptidoglycan-binding domain-containing protein, with the protein product MKKASAVTLTFVIVLLIASTLPGYAQATTYVVQPGDTLAIIAGKYNTSASAIAAANNLSNWNLIYAGSTLIIPSANTGGTGTQPSSNLIRYIVKSGDTLSQIAVNYNTSVQAIKNANGFTSSYIYPNQGIWVPVGVYVPPANKPPTYPSGQYYWVQPGDNLFAIGLRFGVNIYRIAEANGILNLNRIYAGVPLLIPR
- the alr gene encoding alanine racemase encodes the protein MISLYDLLQAGNGQLYGQPVAQIFTGICLGPQPADKNQLFVATVTPNGDTHRFIERAIANGVTGVLCSRVPDCDTSAVTVIIVRDTQNALMAWAKFILKRYQPEIIAVGGSSGKSTTAHVLQHVLSTRFQVHDNVGIEVENRNSLPVSLASLMPEQRYSVMRFPITQPGEIESILGVMQPTVSILTNIHHAHLEAYESIERVAEDQGRLLHALGQGGLAVVNADDEYVRIARGMTTAKTVSVSIDNFGNDFMAYNVIVGVQGTGFDILHNGKRYLGCWSPLLGRHNLYPVLFALATAVVHGGMRVEEVLQAITTLETLPGRMKAFVGLNNSLVVDDTHSSNTESMMAALDWLAAVRDSRQNAIAILGEFDAHGDYAQYGPRLVGQKTFQSSNVLITQGAGATVIGRAAHEWGMNQQDIHNGYGTVGVLNTLFGRYGLTSNDVLLVKGGPEDEMGQLLEGLVKQEMARTTSVRRALIRRTVGTGRPTWIEVDAGAIANNVRLVKQMIGANVTLMAVVKADGYGHGASLVAQTALANGAEYLGVANVNEAIELRTAGVIAPILILSYTPYDCVRLAIQHNLTLSLYDTELAQAYDHAARDAGQRLKVHIKVDSGMGRLGLLPHESMALFRQFRSLPYLEIEGIYTHFSTSDSDQVHVAEQMVKFRDVVRPLRAAGFDIKYVHAANSAGTLTSADHHFSMVRVGIAIYGQNPSSQVTLPVGFQPAMTWKATVAQVRTLPKGHPVGYGNTYVTPREERIAVLAVGYADGYRRQHNDGEVLIHGKRAPILGRVSMEKTVVSVGHIPEVGIGDEAVLLGRQGDDYIGADELADRLGTINYEILTNALPRVPRR
- a CDS encoding ROK family transcriptional regulator, yielding MLLQQLLAAESTNRQELSRLTGLSPATVNNLVSDLIKRGLVVEVGFEESQGGRPTTTFSINPKYGTCIGIDCSETYLHFELFDLQLRNLATHEIEITQKHNRPEHIVAYIADGLETLLAQNCTPSHSVVGVGVSIPGPFEHNTGVSVFAPYWGWRDVPIQRLLEKSVKFPLYLDNPLKFNAIAEQWLGAGRGIENFVSVFLGTGVGAGIVIDGALFRGSSNSAGEWGHTPFVYNGRRCRCGSRGCLEAYIGAPGLIQSLRETAPDSPYLEDTHHSETIRGLIDGYIRGDPVAQEVCSEYAQMVGAGLATLVNIINPELIVLGSWLAKQIGPHILSEVQEVVARYALAKSARATRIVISQFERSAVSIGGAAVALEKFLDDAMVAEA
- a CDS encoding carbohydrate ABC transporter substrate-binding protein — encoded protein: MSRFKSLLFAALLIAVLVVLPTFAQPSVITFSSFQSDPVPRAVDEALVADWNALNPETPVELSTVAHEDFKQAIRTYLVADPAPDVLTWFAGNRARFFIDRDLILPFTDAWEANGYDDVYGAGFNALATVGEDKYFLPTSYYWWAVYYRPSLFEAAGITEPVETWDDLLAACDSLNAIGVAPFTIGTKFRWPAAGWFDYINMRTNGPQFHIDLMLLKESYTDERVKQTFANWAQLFEHNCFIEDPAAYDWNEALDFMAQGEAAMYLIGDFVRNSYPDELEADLDFFRFPIIDPEMPIGEDAPTDGYFIPKNAANPEGAKNFLLYLGSQEVQQAAFDERGSLPTRTDVDISGATPGVQKGIDLILSADFIAQFYDRDTTPEMADAGMNVMVEFWDDPSLIDDLLEALDEERIRLAELQAAEE